ATCAGTTTTTACATCCGCGTAATCTCTAACTCTGCGCAATAAACGATTAGCAATACGTGGTGTACCACGAGAGCGCCTTGCAACTTCAAAAGCGCCTGCCTGCGCGATATCTAAGTTTAAGAAATGTGCTGAGCGCATGACAATTTCTGTTAGTTCTTGAGTATTATAGAATTCTAGCCGTTGAACTATGCCAAATCGGTCGCGTAACGGCGAAGTGAGTGCGCCTGCTCGAGTTGTAGCACCTATTAAAGTAAATGGGGGCAAATCAAGTTTAATTGAACGTGCTGCGGGTCCCTCGCCTATCATAATATCTAATTGATAATCTTCCATTGCAGGGTACAAAATTTCTTCAACTACTGGACTTAAACGATGAATTTCATCAATAAACAAGACATCGTTTTCTTCAAGATTCGTCAGTAATGCAGCCAAGTCTCCGGCTTTTTCCAGCACGGGACCTGAAGTTGTCCGGATACTTACGCCCATTTCATTTGCAACAATATTGGCTAGCGTTGTTTTACCTAAACCTGGAGGACCAAAAATTAATAAATGATCAAGCGGCTCTTCTCTTTTCAAGGCCGCAGCAATGAAAATTTCCATTTGCGACTTTACGTGTTGTTGCCCGGTATAGTCTGACAGCATTTTAGGTCGAATAGCGCGATCAACCGTTTCATCTTCACGGCTTGCTATTGGTTCAATTAATCGATCTGCTTCTATCATGTATTACTCTTTGGAAATGTTAATTAGCGCACTAAGCACCACACTTGATAAATTTGTCTTCAACCTAATGCACTTAGCCTTGTTTATAACATTGCTTTTAAAGCATTGCGGATCAAATCTTCGCTAGTTTTAGTTGCTTCATACACTGACTTAACCGCTTTATCAGCTTGCTGTTGACTATACCCTAAAGACACTAATGCGTTAATAGCATCGCCTTTATTATCACTAACAAAAGTATTGGCTTGATTAACATCTGTTGGCATCATATGAGCAAGTGCATCGCTACTGTTAGTTTGCCAATCTTTAAGCCTATCACGCATTTCAATCAACAAACGTTCTGCTGTTTTTTTGCCAACACCGGGAATTTTTACAATAGTGGTTAAATCGTCATGTATTACACAACTCACAAATTGGTCGGCAGACATGCCTGATAAAATAGCTAAGCCTAATTTAGGGCCAACACCATTAACTTTAATCAGCAATCGAAATAGCTTACGCTCAACTTTATTAGCGAAGCCATAAAGTAACTGCGCATCTTCACGAACAACAAAGTGGGTATACAGGGTGGCTTCTTGATTAATTTCGCCTAGTGCATAAATGCTAGTCATGGGCATAGTAACTTCGTAGCCAACTCCATGGCATTCTATTAAAATTTCAGGGGCCATTTTTTCTATTAATGTGCCACGTAAACGTCCAATCACGGATTAACCTTTAACGAGAAATGATCTATGTCGCCACCATACCACTAGATATTTATACAGTAAAGTTTAAGGCGTTATTTATTTCACACTAAATTTTTTCCGATTAGCTAACGCCATCACCTTTAACGTAAGCGTCCTCTAACTGTTTTACTGGCTTGACCTGAAAGTTTACTGATCGAGTCATGACTGTGTGCATGACAAAGTGCAACGGCTAATGCGTCTGCTGCATCAGCTTGGGGTGTGCCTGGTAATTTCAATATAGTTTTAACCATATGTTGTACTTGAGTTTTATCTGCCGCTCCAGTACCCACAACTGATTGCTTTATTTGTCTAGCCGAATACTCCGCTATTGTTAAGCCATTATTAGTTGCCGCAACAATAGCCGCCCCCGAGCTTGACCTAGCTTTAATGCTGAGTCAGGATTCTTCGCCATAAAAACTTGTTCAATAGCAAACATATCCGGCTGAAATTGTAGGATAATCTCACTTACGCCAGCAAAAATGGTTTGCAAGCGCATGCCTAAATCTTCACCTGAAGCAGTTGCTTTAATGCAACCGCTACCTAAATAGATGAAATTTCGTCCCTGCTGTTTAATAACACCATAGCCAGTTAAACGTGATCCAGGATCTATGCCTAAAATAATACTCACTAAAAGTACCTTTAATAATCAGTTAAGTGTGGTTGAAAAAAAACGCACGAATAAAGCCTAAGTAGCATTCATTCGTGCGTTCTAATTATTTTTTAATATTAACCGTTAAATCAATACTAAAAATTCTGAAACGAAAGTTATTCTGCTTTTTCGCCAGTATCAGTTTCTTTTTCCAAACAAGCAATGCCTAATTCTTTTAACTGAGTAGGGTTGGCAAAGCCAGGTGCATTAGTTAATGGACAAGCAGCGGTCGTTGTTTTCGGGAATGCCATTACATCACGAATCGAACTTGCACCTGTCATCAACATGACTAAACGGTCTAAACCAAATGCTAAGCCTGCATGTGGTGGAGCACCGTATTGTAATGCTTCGAGTAAGAAGCCAAACTTCTCTTGGGCTTCTTCATCACTAATACCCAAAATACGAAATACAGCCGCTTGCATGTCTTGATTATGGATACGGACAGAGCCACCACCTAATTCACAGCCATTTAACACCATGTCGTAAGCATCTGACAACGCGCCAACCGGGTTAGCTTCTAGTTCAGCAGCGGTTAAGTTAGTCGGAGCGGTAAACGGGTGATGAATTGCATGCATATGACCATCAGCTTCTTCAAACATAGGGAAATCTACTACCCAAAGTGGCTTCCACTCGCCTTGCAATAATTCAAGATCTTCACCAATTTTAAGGCGTAGTGCACCAAGTGACTCTGTTACTACATTATAAGTATCTGAACCGAAGAAAATAATATCGCCAGTTTTAGCATTAGTACGCTCTAATAAAGTGTTTACTGCGTCTTCAGTTAAAAATTTCAAGATCGGCGACTGCAAACCTTCAAGGCCAGCGTCACGATCATTGACTTTCAACCATGGCATGCCCTTAGCGCCGTAAATGCCAACAAATTTAGTCAATTCGTCAATACCTTTACGAGAGAATTTAGCGGCGCCGCCTGGTACACAAATAACCGCTACTCGACCTTTCTCGTCGTTAGCTGGTCCAGAAAACACTTTAAATTCAACATCTTTTAAAATGTCAGCAACATCTACAATTTCGAGTGGATTACGAAGATCTGGCTTATCTGAACCAAATCGCGTCATCGCCTCAGAATAAGCCATACGTGGGAACTCGCCAAGATCTACATTAAGTAGTTCTTGGAATAACCCGCGGATCATGGTTTCAGTAACTTCCATTACTTGATCAGAGCTCATAAAAGAAGTTTCAATATCAATTTGAGTGAACTCGGGTTGGCGATCAGCACGTAAATCTTCATCACGGAAACATTTAACTATTTGGTAGTAACGCTCCATACCTGACATCATCAACAATTGTTTAAATAACTGTGGTGATTGCGGTAGAGCAAAAAATTGACCTTTGTGTGTGCGGCTTGGCACCAAGTAATCACGTGCACCTTCAGGAGTGGCAGCGGTTAAAATTGGCGTTTCAATATCCAAGAATCCTTGAGACTCTAATGATGAACGCACAGCTGAAGTGACTTTAGCGCGAAAACGCATACGTTCGGTCATTTCTGGACGACGTAAGTCAAGGTAACGATATTTTAAACGTTGCTCTTCAGAGTTCTTCTGGTTTGAATCTAAAGGTAACGGCGCAGACTTGTTTAAAATAGTAAGCTCTAAGCCTAATACTTCAATCGCACCCGTAGCCATATCTTTATTTACTTGGCCGTCAGGACGAGCACGTACTTTACCTTTAACTTGAACACAAAATTCATTGCGCAAGGTGTTGGCTTTTTCTAGAACATCAGGAAAGTCAGGATCATAAACAACTTGCACTATGCCTTCACGGTCGCGTAAATCTAAGAAAATTACTGCACCTAAATCACGACGACGATTAACCCAACCACAAAGAGTGACTTCCTGACCCACATGAGATTCATTAACCTCACCACAATAAAGACTACGCATGTATTTACCTTGAAAATTAAATAATAGTCATTGAAATAAGTAATCGTTCACTTACTTAATTCAATGGCAAAAAGCTAGATAAGCCATAAGTGTTGGCAAACACCTAAAACTTATTATGATAAAAAATTGCCGACATTATAAAGCAATGCGGGGCAAAGTCACCCGACATTCCTGCAATAATATGAGTTATATAATGAATTAAACTTTCGTATCGCTTTTACGATTAAAAGCGTAATGATTTTTGCCTGCTGCTTTAACGTCATACATTAATGAATCTGCAACTTTTAACAATTCGTTATCAGAGTCACCATCGTCTG
The Colwellia sp. Arc7-D genome window above contains:
- the ruvB gene encoding Holliday junction branch migration DNA helicase RuvB, encoding MIEADRLIEPIASREDETVDRAIRPKMLSDYTGQQHVKSQMEIFIAAALKREEPLDHLLIFGPPGLGKTTLANIVANEMGVSIRTTSGPVLEKAGDLAALLTNLEENDVLFIDEIHRLSPVVEEILYPAMEDYQLDIMIGEGPAARSIKLDLPPFTLIGATTRAGALTSPLRDRFGIVQRLEFYNTQELTEIVMRSAHFLNLDIAQAGAFEVARRSRGTPRIANRLLRRVRDYADVKTDGIVSKATAASALDMLEVDNEGFDLMDRKLLEAIIDKFAGGPVGLDNIAAAIGEERETIEDVLEPFLIQQGFLQRTPRGRIATSRAYLHFGLDFPS
- the ruvA gene encoding Holliday junction branch migration protein RuvA, producing the protein MIGRLRGTLIEKMAPEILIECHGVGYEVTMPMTSIYALGEINQEATLYTHFVVREDAQLLYGFANKVERKLFRLLIKVNGVGPKLGLAILSGMSADQFVSCVIHDDLTTIVKIPGVGKKTAERLLIEMRDRLKDWQTNSSDALAHMMPTDVNQANTFVSDNKGDAINALVSLGYSQQQADKAVKSVYEATKTSEDLIRNALKAML
- the aspS gene encoding aspartate--tRNA ligase, whose translation is MRSLYCGEVNESHVGQEVTLCGWVNRRRDLGAVIFLDLRDREGIVQVVYDPDFPDVLEKANTLRNEFCVQVKGKVRARPDGQVNKDMATGAIEVLGLELTILNKSAPLPLDSNQKNSEEQRLKYRYLDLRRPEMTERMRFRAKVTSAVRSSLESQGFLDIETPILTAATPEGARDYLVPSRTHKGQFFALPQSPQLFKQLLMMSGMERYYQIVKCFRDEDLRADRQPEFTQIDIETSFMSSDQVMEVTETMIRGLFQELLNVDLGEFPRMAYSEAMTRFGSDKPDLRNPLEIVDVADILKDVEFKVFSGPANDEKGRVAVICVPGGAAKFSRKGIDELTKFVGIYGAKGMPWLKVNDRDAGLEGLQSPILKFLTEDAVNTLLERTNAKTGDIIFFGSDTYNVVTESLGALRLKIGEDLELLQGEWKPLWVVDFPMFEEADGHMHAIHHPFTAPTNLTAAELEANPVGALSDAYDMVLNGCELGGGSVRIHNQDMQAAVFRILGISDEEAQEKFGFLLEALQYGAPPHAGLAFGLDRLVMLMTGASSIRDVMAFPKTTTAACPLTNAPGFANPTQLKELGIACLEKETDTGEKAE